The following DNA comes from Alosa alosa isolate M-15738 ecotype Scorff River chromosome 13, AALO_Geno_1.1, whole genome shotgun sequence.
TGTTTAAAAGAGAATACTCTGGGCGCTTTCGCCATAACCAACGCGTAGCGTGGGGAAACAAAAGCAATGCGAGGGCCACAAAGACCTACTAAAATCGTGTCTGTCATTTGAATTCTCTAGTTCGTCACCTAATATATTCACCCTCAACAGGGGTGATGATTCTACGACAACGGATAGACTATGGCTACTAATACTGTTCCTACTTCTCTAATACAGCTCCCCTATTTTAACATGAACGCACCCATTGAGGTGCCCCCACTGGACAAAAGGTATAAAAAACATGGGGATGCACGGAGACGTGGGTTAAGGTTGCGGGCTTTTTCAAAGTAGTCACCATACATAAGACGGCACCGCCACAAAGAAAGTAAGGTTTTGCGAAATAGTGTCTTTCAACCTGCTTTAATGGCTACGTGAGTTAGGTTTGTATTCTCACCATACATCACATTAGAGTGTTGATGTTCGTATTTTATTCGCCGCTTATCATCCTATTACTTTCCTAGACATCCCCCTAATCCATAATACGGTTTAACATGTCGCGATCTGTCACAGGATCTTTGTATATCACACGAAAGCAAGCCCACCCTAGCCCTGAAAATGCTTTCGCGCTGCATTCATGATGACCGACAATTGCGGCTAGACTATCAAGTACAAGATAACCTACATTTTAAGAAAGCCATTCAGAATGTATAATATTATTAGGGAAGGCTACCTCAACTCTAGATGTAACTGTAACAGATAATTTATCAATTTATTTCCATATGTGTATGGAATTAGAACTCACGAGTTGAATGCATAGCATATTTTCCAAATTAGCCAGTTAATTTGGTCCATCGTGTGCACAGATTATTCCATAAAATTGAAGGCCTACATAGACTGTTAAACATTCGGCCTTTACCAGGGATGAAATAATAAGAATCAAGGCAACGTACCCGTGCCTCGTCTCTGCATGTCCTATGTCCAAGTGGGTTACACATGGGGACTCATTTAAAGAAGTGGGAGTTTTATCAGACAAAAGAAGAAGTTATTGTGCAGAATGCATGTCAGACCGGGTTGACGGGGATGTGCGTATTTCCACGGAAACAAGGAAATGAGAATATTCTAATCTGAGGACTGTCTTCTCAAACACAATATGACAGCTGTCAATTAGACAACTGTTTTACTCGTTATGTAACGTAGAACACATTCATAAGTGAAATAGCTAGTGATATCTCAAAGATACAGGCCCATAAACCAGACATAACAGCTCCCAATCAAAAAGGCCTACACATTGCTGGCTGAAGTCGGCCTGCAGGTCTCTTGAAGGACACAATGGCTCTGAACACAATAGGCCACCTGCACCACCTAGTGGTGATTTCCTAAACCAATACTACCAAAACTGCTAATCATCAAAAGACATGCCCAGGTAAAGCCATTTCAGggttttatttgaaatgttagaTGGTTCTTACATtacacaaaacaatgccatagggctcttgttgtaggtgGTTTATCACTTACTtagagttaacttacccaggtgtCACTAAACCATGCCATTTGAATACCCCCTGTACAGAACAAACTCACATTAACCCTTTCTTAACAACTGATTTCACATAGCTTCTTAAGATGACATTAAAAACTTAAAATTAAAAACCTGATCAGTATCAGAACACCAATCAGTACTAAGACAGAAAGTAAGCTGCCAATCTAGAACAATCTAattccaaaacaaaaacaattctaTACTAACAATGAGAGCATTCTAGATTATGCAATTCACAGACCagggtcatttaaaaaaaaaaaaaaaaaaaaaaaaaagcggggGAAAAGGACATGGCCCATACAGAGTCAGTTCTAATCCATCATGCTGCTTGGAAGAGCAGAGGTGTCTGCACACACTACTTCTCCATGTGGAGAAGGGTTTTTGCCACGCATGGCTTTGTGGGCTTAGGTGATGTCCTGTATAcacaactgaacacacacacacacacacactcatacgcgcgcacaagaacaaacacacacacacccatacaaatAAGATGTAATGTCTTCATCTGAGTCCAagttttttcttctccttctgtTTTTTCCGCACCACTTCCATGTTTCTGTCTTTCCACATGCTCTTGCGTAGCTTGATCGGCCTGCTACCTACATACTTTCctttgaaacaaacaaaaaagcaataCAATGACATTGACATCATGCAACAATACTTTGATGAAAAGAAGAAAGCCAGTAAAAATAATTGCATCCTAAAATACAAAAGATTTTAAAGAATTTTAAGGAGACTGCTCTTCTGTCTTGTAATGAGGGCAACAATTTGGGGTTGCTGTTCTAATGCTACTCCTGAACATACACCTGAGGCCTTCGAAAGTTGTTTAGACAAAGCTGGTTACGGTCATCTACCTGTATTTAAAGCCTACTACTGCACTGCTTTTGATGCTCCAGCAATAGCATTGTAGCATGTAACAATTACACCGTAAAATAAAAGCTTCATCGCTCATTGGCATAGCTCACCCAAAACGTCTGGAATTACATAcacttatattattatatataactttGGGAAGCACATCAGCAAGTGTTCCAAGCAGTCACTTTTAAACACACTGGGCAGTCCATTAGACTTTCATAGGCCTAAGTTTGCCAGTGGCGACAACCAGCGCTGCACAAGCCACTTTCTATCAGATAGGACTATTATACACAGCAGACATGCTTCTGTGTTCTTATAGACATCAAAAGGCGGACATCCTCACCATTCATCTCCCTCATAGCGCGCACATAGTCGTTGGGGTCCTTGAAGCTGACGAAGCCGTAGCCCTTTGTTTTGCCCGTGCGTTTGTCCCGCACCACTTTCGCCTTCAGGAAAGACGGGTAGCGGCTGAAGGCTCGTGCCAGGATGTCATCGTTCACCTCGTTACCAAGGTCACCACAAAAGATCCGGAAGTCATCTGAAAGCAGGGTCAGGGAGGAGGTCAAAACTAGCAGATGATAGGAAATGGTGAGTGAGGCAATCGTACACCTCAAATTACGCTTGACTGCCTCTGACTCTTGCAGTGGTGCGGTCAGACACTAATGCTCTGCCGGCTGTTTTATACCATTAGCATTGTGTACAACACTTTATATTTAAGCTTGttaatttagcagatgctttcatccaaagcgacttacaaaatgAAGAATACAGCTACAACACAGAGGGAACCTAAGGCAACTATAAATATTCCTTTCGAGAGGAGACCTTAATTAACAATAACTACTACAACAACTTGTTGTAACTTGTTACTGAATATTCAATGCAAATGGAGTACCGGATTCCCATTCTAGTAGACTCTGATCTTCCCAGGATGTGCCTGCTGCTGTTCGAATACATTTCTTCACCTTCTCCTGttttcctttcttcttctcctccgcATTCCCTTCTGCTGGCTGAATACACAACAAACCCAGTCACTGAACAGGTCCATTTGGGAGTGCAATGTAAACAGGCAAACAAACCACAAAGCATTTTGACATGTGTTTATAGATTATTTTTAAGGGGGAGGGGGCAGTACAAGTGTAGGCCAGTCCTCATTTCAACTACAAAATAAGATTGAGACCATACCATCATTtatcacccagagagaagaaatactcttttctgattggctggcggggtggcttttaattctgaataacacctatgaagtagatctggtaaaaaaagtttaatcgccgttccatatcaatgcttatgaatggtaactataacaacaaatagtaggacgacggttgagcctggaggcaggcttcgcaacaatggaatcaactgtaaacaagctaactgtccattcTATCCCTGCTGCtcaacgaaagttgtacaacaagctgaactagtgagcttctttttaaacggaaccgcatgtttcctttgctttacagtggcaaccgggtgataagcgggataacggccttcgaggtgtgtccagttatacggaattaatggactcgggcggaGGCAACTCCCCTCCAATGCGCGTcagggagttctttgcccctcgtcctcgtccattaattccgtataacaggacacctcggcggccattatcccttactaaATAGAGAGAGCATAAAcagtagagagaggagggctATGGAACCCTGTGGAATGGAATGCAGTTCAGAAAATCTGGTCCATGAGCCACTGAAATATCAGTCAAAGACTGCAATAGGGTTGCAGTCAGAGCGAAATGAGAAAGAGCAATTGGACGGACACACAGAAAGGGGCCTGAGAGGAGAGGGACCTGGGAAACACCTCGTACCTCTGTCTGGACCGGTTCTGGCTCTGGCATGCTCGGCCCGATCACGCTGTCGTCTGTGGCAgctgccgccgctgctgctgctgccgctgctgccgccgcctcCTTCTTAGCCTCCAGCAGCCccgccgccaccgccgccgccTGCTGCTCCGCTACCGACGCAGCCAGCtcctcctgagagagagagagagagagagagagagaaaatggttaTCTATTTGAATGGTTTCAGCTACTGTTTTTTTAACATGCTGTTTTGGTGATTGCTTTGCTTTCACAAGAATATCAATCAATGACCGACCGTCAATCAAAGCAAAGTAAGGGTGTTGAGCATGGGTGGGTGGGATGGCGTCGCTACTCACCATGCGTGCCTGCCGTTGCGCTCGGAGGTCCTGCCGCTTAGATGTGGGAGGCGCGGAATAGACTGTGGGTGCGGCCTGGATCACGCTGGGGGTCGCTTTGGGTGGCGGCTGAGTCACTGGCCGTGGAGGTGGGGACACCATGGGAGCCATTCCCCCGACCTGCTGGGGAAGAAGACCAGGTCTTCCCTGTGCCATTTCAGAGTCAAAATGCTGTTCATTTGGGATGGTAAAATCATTAAGCTGATTCATTTAAAGTTGAGGCTGCACATACAGGTGCCCTAGCACACCAACTATGTTATTGGAATACACTGTGTCTTCCTTGATAACTTGATTTCTTGCCTTTTCtaagcaagaaaaaaaacaagaaaaaacgTTTTAGTGGTGAGCTACGCAGACACATGCGATGCAGAACTGAAAAAGGTTCATGGCGGCATAGAGGCAACGGTCTAGCTACTGCATGGAGTGGACACAAGCATAAACTAGGCTTCAGCATCCTGTACATCCACTGTATTCCCAACCCAAAACATTATAATCTGTCTAGATATAAGACTTCTAGCTGATACTTACAGGAGGCATTGAGGTCATGGAGTTCATGGAGTTCATGGGTTCCATTGGGGGCCGCATTGGACCCATGGGCCCCATGGAGTGCTGAGGGGGGCCAGCCATGGGAGGGGCCAGCAtcatggggggagggggagggggccgGGGCAGCGGCGGAGCCATCATGCCCTGAGGTGGGGGTCCACGCATCATTGGCATTCTGTGACCTGAAATACAGTTTGGGGTATTTGCACATTCACTGGCGAAAACtgcttacaaaaaaaaaaaacatgaaat
Coding sequences within:
- the rbm42 gene encoding RNA-binding protein 42 isoform X2 — protein: MALKSGEERLKEMEAEMALFEQEVLGGPVAVTAGAPTVVEMPVALAVPAMPMIRPIIGTNTYQRVQQSLEARAATLVGPPPTFVGPVPPVRPPPMMRPTFVPHILQRPGHRMPMMRGPPPQGMMAPPLPRPPPPPPMMLAPPMAGPPQHSMGPMGPMRPPMEPMNSMNSMTSMPPGRPGLLPQQVGGMAPMVSPPPRPVTQPPPKATPSVIQAAPTVYSAPPTSKRQDLRAQRQARMEELAASVAEQQAAAVAAGLLEAKKEAAAAAAAAAAAAAATDDSVIGPSMPEPEPVQTEPAEGNAEEKKKGKQEKVKKCIRTAAGTSWEDQSLLEWESDDFRIFCGDLGNEVNDDILARAFSRYPSFLKAKVVRDKRTGKTKGYGFVSFKDPNDYVRAMREMNGKYVGSRPIKLRKSMWKDRNMEVVRKKQKEKKKLGLR
- the rbm42 gene encoding RNA-binding protein 42 isoform X1 produces the protein MDDGITFCTMALKSGEERLKEMEAEMALFEQEVLGGPVAVTAGAPTVVEMPVALAVPAMPMIRPIIGTNTYQRVQQSLEARAATLVGPPPTFVGPVPPVRPPPMMRPTFVPHILQRPGHRMPMMRGPPPQGMMAPPLPRPPPPPPMMLAPPMAGPPQHSMGPMGPMRPPMEPMNSMNSMTSMPPGRPGLLPQQVGGMAPMVSPPPRPVTQPPPKATPSVIQAAPTVYSAPPTSKRQDLRAQRQARMEELAASVAEQQAAAVAAGLLEAKKEAAAAAAAAAAAAAATDDSVIGPSMPEPEPVQTEPAEGNAEEKKKGKQEKVKKCIRTAAGTSWEDQSLLEWESDDFRIFCGDLGNEVNDDILARAFSRYPSFLKAKVVRDKRTGKTKGYGFVSFKDPNDYVRAMREMNGKYVGSRPIKLRKSMWKDRNMEVVRKKQKEKKKLGLR